The genomic stretch GAAGACCTTTATCCACTGGGCTCCAAGCAATCCGTCTGAGTCGATTTAACAAAAACAGGTCATTTGGAAGTGTTTGTAAATTATTATAATCCAAGTTTAAGAGTTCCAAAGAGGCCAGTAAACAGATTGAGCGAGGCAACACATTGATTTGGTTATTATCAACAATGAGAATTTTTAAGTTTTGCAGACATTTAATACTCTCAGCAATACTTTCTATTTTATTCGATCCCAAGTGCAAAAAATCCAGGGTCTTGATCTGAAAAACACATGCCGGAATGTTGACTATCCAGTTGTTGCTCAGATTTAGTTTCCTTAATTTTGAAAGGTCGCCGTACGTTGCAGGAAGTTTGCATAAATAATTGTGGGAAAGACTTAGGACCTCTAAGTTCCTACACATACTCAGTTCCTCTGGCACCTCACACAGATAATTCATGCTGACAAACAGGACTTTGAGGTTCCTCAAGAGACCGATCTCTCTGGGAAGATGTACAATTTGGTTGCCACATAAGTTGAGGACTGCTATTTGCTCCAGTCTGGCAACTGCTGGAGGGAGTTTAGCCAGCCTGTTATGAGACAGATTAAGTTTTTGGATTTTGTTCATCTGCCAAACAAAAGTGGGGACCTCAGTGGCATCCTGTAAAACAAAGTTAAAGTTTGACGACTCTTTGTCATCTTTGGAATCTGAAATGTGAGGCAGTACCTTGTCTCCTGGCAGCTTATGCCCACAGGATTTTTTGTCCTTGGTCACTTGGTTTGAAAGTGTAGTTCCCATGCCTAACCAAAGAAGAGAGGGAAGGACTGTTGTTGGGTCCAGCTGTTCTTGTTGCTCCTTTTGGAGATGAAGAGTGGCTGAGTTTGGGCAAAATATGGAGCTTTGGAAGGACTTTGACAGTTCTGGCCATGTTCTCTTCCCAGCTGAGTGAGCTGTAGTTGTTTTAAGAAACTGCGAAGGAGGCAAAGCTCTTGTTCATGGAAATGCTGAACACATGAGTACAACAGCATGCCAAGGCAGCTGTCACTGTCACTTCCTATAGCTCTAAAGGAATGTCCCATCATGTcttcatttatctctaatcacCAGTAAGCCCAGTGAAACCTCTCCAGATAAGGTTTCCTGACCTACTTTACAGCAGTAAAATTAAAGGTTGATGTAAATAAGTTCAAAAATATTTACTGTGTAAATCACCTGCTCTCTAGATAAAAACAGGTAAGTGCACTGCCTGTAAACACTGCTCAATGAGATAAGGTTTACATTTATCTAATGACTATTACCATTGCATACCACAGGGTTTTAAGGAATAGCCTTATAGGTAAACTCCTGTATTTCAAAGTAAAGCAGCACCAAAGGTCAGACTTGCCATATGACATTCCACTCATTACACCAACATTGGCTTCATGATTAATCCCTATACACATGCAGAAGCCAAAGCTATTTTATGGATGCCTTTGATTTATAAATGTCTACTGTTTGTCCATCATTAAAGCTGATGTTAAAAAGGAAATTTACCAAAAGATAGTAGCAGCAggagaaagaaaaataaatcaaGATATTGCAAAGTTAAAAGGTAAATAATAGAGgatagatcaagaaataattgatattcGCTGTGTAATGCGTTGATGTTTATCCGCCATAAGCCtgaaggtcatcatctttactgctggaagaCATTAAAAACAGCACAAACTGCCCTTACAAATAGACACACCCTCTAACAATATGGTAGAttaaaaggatatatatatatatatatatatactgtatatatatatatatatatatatatatataacagagggaaatactgcttGCCTTGCAGTTGGCTACAGCTGTtataggtttacagacaggaaactgccatggccatgacatcacactgtgggaggggtttcactatatCAGgcacacagatgtccctgatgcattattacagaaaaggtaaagatttctcattatAAGGGGGGTACTGATCGGGATAAAGTTGAATCTTggcttaaaaagaatctgtactgtccgatttgtacaataaaaaagatACCAATCAAGCCACTGTGATCTCCTTGATCCCTCTTTGTCATTTCCGCTGCTCCTCGCTGTGATCCTGGCTTTAATCGcccgttttaggcagtgtttacactatgtacacacacacacacacactaatatgtgtgtatgtatatgtatgtgtctatgtacagtacagaccaaaagtttggacacaccttctcattcaaagagttttctttattttcataactatgaacattgtagattcacattgaaggcatccaaactgaattaacacatgtggaactgcttctaaattatgtgtatgttgggggaactgctgctgccacattgtctattttaggGGAACCACTGCAATATTATCTATTTTGGAGGaagttctaccagattatgtgtctttttggtgaaatgctgtcagattacatctatttttgggggatacactacggcaaagctcaaacttccctggcagaccttttacatcactgctaaggtcatgtatatttggccccacccatgaccgtgcccacattatgcttgaccacgcccatttttggcgcgccgtgcgtagggtgagtccactcacctctttttccaggactagacccctgtttgaacaggtataggaacttataggatagaagaaataatgctgaaaaatttgttacagagtctctttaaagttcatCTCTGAGTGGCAATTCAAGCACAAATACAGTACATATGGATAAATGCTCCTTTGTCAAAAATCTGAGCAATAACTTTCGTAATAATTTAACGAGTACTTTACGGCCAGTGGTGGAGCTACAGAGCCATGGGCAACAGTGCCAATTTTACACTGCCCTGCCCTCCCTTTTACCAGTACTGCATGTATAATCATCACATGATACAGACCAACAAAACCACCTCTAGGACACCCACTGTGTGATGGATCTGTAAGCAGAGGCAACTGAATGGTTCATTAATAGCTATTCAAAGTACATACACAAGCGATGATCATTACCACTACAGCACTAACAAGCCAGGGCAGCAACTGCAAGTTTCAACCGGGCCCCTCAGGTCCAGAGTTCTGGTGTGGTTTTAACCTCTGCATCCATTATTGTTACACCGCCATTTAAAACTACGAGTGCAGCCAACATTATCCTGGAGTGTGGCAACGTCACCCAAATGACGTAACCCCccgaaaaaataaaaagtaaatgacaagtaattttaaaaaaattgtacacaCACCAACATTCCATTGATAATTTCATTCAAATACTGGATACGCAGGCGGAAGTGACATTTCACATGACATATGCCCAAATGCTCTGCAACTAGTGTAATGAAATGATATTTGAATGACATTGTACACCGTCGGACTACGTGATATCTGGCCAATAATTTTGAACTGAAATTTGGATTGACCTCAATATTGGCCATTTGTTGTTCATGTTAAACATCATTTGGATACATTTTCATACCAAAATTGTCATCCCTTATCCATAATATGTCTGTCAATGATATCTGTCGCTTatgagacatatatatatatatatatatatatatatatatatatatatatatatatatatatattatacaggatcttctcaaaaaattagcatattgtgataaagttcattattttctgtaatgtactgataaacattagactttcatatattttagattcaaatacacacaactgaagtagttcaagccttttattgttttaatattgatgattttggcatacagctcatgaaaacccaaatttcctatctcaaaaaatttgcatatttcatctgaccaataaaagaaaagtgtttttaaaacaaaaaaagtcaaccatcaaataattatgttcagttatgcactcaatacttggtcgggaattattttgcagaaatgactgcttcaatgcggcgtggcatggaggcaatcagcctgtggcactgctcaggtgttatggagccccaggatgcttcgatagcggccttaagctcatccagagtgttgggtcttgcgtctctcaactttctcttcacaatatcccacagattctctatggggttcaggtcaggagagttggcaggccaattgagcacagtaataccatggtcagtaaaccatttaccagtggttttggcactgtgagcaggtgccaggtcatgctgaaaaatgaaatcttcatctccataaagcttttcagcagatggaagcatgaacccacttttgaaccagaaacagaggcagaatgtaacgattgtggaattctctccgtgatcagcgcacaagacgtgcgctgacactgcggaaatcctccacaagcgtgtaatttgagggaacccagcaaaaggtgcaatgcacctgtagagggaaattcctgtcggcaggtggagctgtggagtgcagagaaacagctcctctgccctgccacagacgcaagacaggaattgcacgaagggaagaaacgcagggcaagatagccctgaaggagagagagcaaagcgacagagggtatgtgtgtgcaccaatctagtcgccaacccgcgacagtgcatacacaaccatgaagaacaggagagaaggcaatcgccagagatggcgattgctaacagcgacacaagactgaataagcacagatgaggaatgtatgtatgtccaccaatctagccgccaccctgcgacggcggacacacaacaaaggaaaccaagtgagaacgcaatcgcaagagaagcgattgtgaaagagaatgagcacagggacagattgtatgtgtgtgcaccaaactagtcgccaacccgcgacggtgcatacacaacagcagatatgaagtaggaacgcaatcacgagagaggcgattgccagaggtgacacaaggctacagcaaggcagagtatgagagtagcaaaggcacagcaaatgatacaatgagaagataaggaaaataacaaacgctagctaaacgcgaacaccgcactcattcgcaacagtgcacgcgtttatgcgcggtctccacgtgttaagcacaacagagacaagcacgcctaactaaccaccgacagacaaacatgaaacagaggacgcgagcgcttgcttaacggttacctcaccgagcctccagcaagcgttcgtagcagacaagacagatacacgaaaacaggaataagtgagagggacggatccacagcactagcgcaaggcgagtgcgatccaggcaagacagattagaggagatagctggtagcaaccgctgctccagctatactccaagaacaaagatcagaatgacttcctgtcgaccaccactagGACAGaacaatcacaacagacaaacaaaacagatatgcaaacctaactgcactagggaatctgcctagtgcagttccaggaattactctaaactaatcttcaaacaatgagcaaggctgacacttcaagagtgttccacaggactaacccttatgaccagcaaaggactctgggaaacatagctctttatactgccagtcatcaaaggaggcaggtaggggatttgcataacgagtgtatgcaaattcctcagcagcagaacagaccagaaacttgtaatggaaagacaggtctctcttgcagagacctgcagcccacagactagaggaatggtcaaacagctgtctgccagtgcatccagctgagcggatcattacagtaccccctcctctTGGGTCGGATTacagacgagcctctaaactgatatttgcaaaagactctaactgaagactcatgaaggtcggggcagcccgacaaggcccaattccaaagtcagcccacccgaaaccgaccccatcggaaggagaagccacagaaacatgcccatcagcaccacaagtctcagcataacacccatcagtactgtgaatgccagagaagaagccatcgacacccaccgagccatgcccaccaccttccaaggaccgtccaaaaataccaaacctgccacaatacccattcgaagtgtccctttccacaaagcacccactgctcatctcatccaaggtaccaggaaatatttctcccaggatctcccagaacactttgaagctccgcagagatcccaggagggcagaacgatcaccaggctcacatggagaactatcaagaacccctatggaaccaatgacaattccggattcataattaccaggacaagcatcaaggacagggccttcagggaccacctctgggcatgcaggcaggcaggcaacatcagaacaggtttccaccgaggaagcatctgagcaggctggcaaccgagacacacgtgggctttctgggtcacagaacacatcggggtacactagcccaagaggaacctcaggacatgtcgaggaactgccaacctcagagtctgtcacgacaagaccaaaaccagaaccgggcagagaatcatcacgagcagtggtcacaagcactggactttcaaaagaaggcttggactcaaacctagaaatctctgtgacaataatatcctcattgactacatatgagtgaagctccaccagagctgcaaaggtagtcagcacaacagcaatgcctactgaagtgggcaatgcttcagaaggacttggggggcaggagacatctcctacaagttctgcaccctttgggaggaactcggaggtctccaggacatcagacaagacctcaggaacatcattttccaagttttctgagaaggattctgaactatccatgttacagggcaacactggaactttattttgtggacagggtagATGTCCCAggaaaggttccaccataaactgagactgaatttcatcatcatgagcggaatgtacaggaatatttactggaacacacactgactccctaactttaaactcactgcacccagaattctgcgtagcagtcaaactagcttgcaactccagaactgcagaaaaacaggtgagtatagtagcaatacctagacgagcctctagggacactgcaggagactcta from Hyperolius riggenbachi isolate aHypRig1 chromosome 5, aHypRig1.pri, whole genome shotgun sequence encodes the following:
- the LRRC30 gene encoding leucine-rich repeat-containing protein 30; the protein is MGTTLSNQVTKDKKSCGHKLPGDKVLPHISDSKDDKESSNFNFVLQDATEVPTFVWQMNKIQKLNLSHNRLAKLPPAVARLEQIAVLNLCGNQIVHLPREIGLLRNLKVLFVSMNYLCEVPEELSMCRNLEVLSLSHNYLCKLPATYGDLSKLRKLNLSNNWIVNIPACVFQIKTLDFLHLGSNKIESIAESIKCLQNLKILIVDNNQINVLPRSICLLASLELLNLDYNNLQTLPNDLFLLNRLRRIAWSPVDKGLHIVNNPLVKPLSEVVEAGIDMLFSYLKDTRKQN